One part of the Dermacentor andersoni chromosome 2, qqDerAnde1_hic_scaffold, whole genome shotgun sequence genome encodes these proteins:
- the LOC126542030 gene encoding uncharacterized protein — translation METNPFFRGILGQALPRPLLRPPPEPRRRHERPEPSAVALDTMEVEDLSIKKEPVPAVAPVPVTPSPEVVRSSGGRRKAGLGPQRLGPDDIIVLSDEENSRLNGHRLVNGATGSSGWQMQPPPLPPQTPLSQQELAARRALVRSLRQELRNEEMKLVLLKKVRQSQLLQRQEPARPAQPVAPPSLPSARASTVVPTAAPPLAPPPRSAPTVVANPGQSLGASGKMALSNHHHHHHHHHHHHHHHQQQQHQHHQSPQTHQGSNSRATPDLVGINARLRNQGPSPSSALQGSLSSGAALRAGSNSGGNLGQLQQNVLRLPANAASSAGINNLAGSLSRTVPHSSQHFSGNHTVPGAHQVANTTSQPPQPQGTPPSLTATADNQSPAQRQAAAKLALRKQLEKTLLQIPPPKPPPPEMHFVPNASSPEFVYLLGLETVVSFLTDGEASSRAAPPEPFACSQCGLDFTPVWKWQDTRRAGRPSVICEACVTSNLKKALKAEHTHRLKTAFVKALQQEQEIEQRLASGAAPSPPPSSTPPPAAHSPRLGSAAGAGGFLPKLSAQQLLQAQQLQQQLAALPGAQHQATSGGPQPAHVLPFGPLLAAYSYQMLSAAGAAGAAGKLPPAADLHRQYLLDMIPPRSMAQGSLNWKT, via the exons ATGGAGACCAACCCATTTTTTCGAGGGATCCTCGGCCAGGCTCTTCCACGACCTCTTCTCAGGCCACCGCCTGAGCCAAG GAGACGCCATGAACGGCCTGAGCCTTCCGCCGTTGCCTTGGACACGATGGAAGTGGAAGATCTTTCTATTAA GAAAGAGCCTGTGCCAGCAGTGGCACCCGTGCCAGTAACACCGTCACCGGAAGTGGTGCGCAGCTCTGGAGGGCGGCGCAAGGCAGGCTTAGGACCACAGCGGCTTGGTCCTGACGATATTATTGTGCTCTCGGATGAGGAGAACAGCCGCCTCAACGGGCACCGGCTTGTCAACGGAGCCACTGGCAGCAGTGGCTGGCAGATGCAGCCTCCGCCGCTACCGCCTCAGACACCACTTTCCCAGCAAGAACTGGCTGCTCGCAGGGCACTGGTGCGAAGTCTGCGCCAGGAGTTGCGCAATGAGGAGATGAAGCTGGTGCTGCTCAAGAAG GTGCGTCAGAGTCAACTGCTGCAAAGGCAAGAGCCAGCGCGACCTGCCCAACCAGTGGCGCCACCCAGCTTGCCATCAGCACGAGCGTCAACGGTGGTGCCGACGGCGGCACCTCCGTTGGCACCCCCGCCTCGAAGTGCCCCGACTGTGGTGGCCAATCCAGGCCAGAGCCTTGGAGCTTCGGGCAAGatggcactgagcaaccaccatcaccaccaccatcaccaccaccatcatcaccaccaccaccagcaacagcagcaccaaCATCATCAGTCGCCGCAGACACATCAGGGGTCCAATAGCCGAGCCACACCCGACCTGGTGGGCATCAACGCCAGG CTTCGCAACCAAGGCCCATCACCTAGCAGTGCACTTCAAGGAAGCCTGAGCTCTGGAGCTGCATTGCGAGCTGGTAGTAATAGCGGTGGAAATCTTGGACAGCTGCAGCAGAATGTGCTCAGATTGCCCGCCAATGCAGCTAGCTCTGCAGGCATCAACAACTTGGCTGGTTCACTGTCCCGAACAGTGCCCCACAGCTCACAGCACTTCAGTGGCAACCATACAGTTCCAGGAGCTCACCAGGTTGCCAACACAACCAGCCAGCCACCACAGCCTCAG GGAACACCGCCAAGCCTGACTGCCACAGCTGACAACCAGAGCCCTGCACAACGCCAGGCTGCAGCCAAGTTGGCTTTGCGTAAGCAGCTAGAAAAGACGTTGCTCCAGATTCCACCACCCAAGCCACCACCACCAGAGATGCACTTTGTGCCCAATGCTAGTAGCCCCGAGTTTGTGTACTTGCTTGGACTGGAGACTGTTGTGAGCTTCCTGACAGACGGAGAAGCAAGCTCACGTGCTGCACCTCCCGAGCCATTTGCATGCAGTCAGTGCGGTCTGGACTTCACACCCGTGTGGAAGTGGCAGGACACACGCCGTGCCGGCCGACCGTCAGTCATCTGCGAAGCCTGTGTCACCTCAAACCTGAAGAAGGCGCTCAAGGCAGAGCACACACATCGCCTCAAGACAGCCTTCGTCAAGGCCCTGCAGCAGGAGCAGGAGATCGAGCAGCGCCTTGCCAGTGGTGCAGCGCCGTCGCCTCCCCCATCGTCAACACCCCCGCCCGCCGCGCACTCACCACGGCTGGGCTCAGCAGCAGGTGCCGGTGGCTTCCTGCCCAAGCTGAGTGCCCAGCAGCTGCTCCAGgcacagcagctgcagcagcagctagcGGCATTGCCTGGGGCTCAACACCAGGCCACAAGTGGGGGGCCCCAGCCCGCCCATGTGCTGCCCTTCGGACCCCTTCTGGCTGCCTACTCGTACCAGATGCTGAGCGCTGCTGGTGCAGCAGGTGCAGCAGGAAAGCTGCCGCCCGCAGCTGACCTCCATCGGCAATACCTGCTAGACATGATCCCACCACGATCGATGGCTCAGGGCTCGCTCAACTGGAAGACGTGA